A single Lolium perenne isolate Kyuss_39 chromosome 6, Kyuss_2.0, whole genome shotgun sequence DNA region contains:
- the LOC127309123 gene encoding uncharacterized protein, giving the protein MAMEKITAQPLAPSLSASASSSPATVGALLNNAAAVAATGAAPRECRYPRSLLSRFLGRGSGRFGCRMRLPRYCATRAGAVAKEDAGDEVAAPNVVASNPAEAQESPRGSLQRKKAAEPEVSAASLGLGAGLVLLLSKGAAELSRMAELRAQMERLVMDARAAEARGGGNRSVDDGASVVKERIFFADAGDEDASSSHGSRSAAASAGENAASAMDQMEAELEAELTRLQLSSDYEGDECATPKRDHQLESEPKSDVSSESGSPARIDQDGVVNYAAGECKEDDVADIEEEEEAESSPCHFGVPALVLERRLHELLQSRHEERIAELETELQRAQRKLREKEREVSRWRDTAKLASRHKDESRLR; this is encoded by the exons ATGGCAATGGAGAAGATCACGGCGCAGCCACTGGCTCCCAGCCTCTCGGCCTCGGCCTCTTCCTCGCCAGCCACCGTCGGCGCCCTCCTCAACAATgccgccgctgtcgccgccaCCGGCGCCGCCCCGCGCGAGTGCCGCTACCCGCGGTCGCTGCTGTCGCGCTTCCTCGGCAGGGGCAGCGGCCGGTTCGGATGCCGCATGCGCCTCCCTCGCTACTGCGCCACGCGCGCCGGTGCGGTCGCCAAGGAGGACGCCGGAGACGAGGTGGCCGCGCCTAATGTGGTGGCGAGTAATCCAGCGGAGGCCCAGGAGTCGCCTCGAGGTTCCCTGCAGA GGAAGAAggcggcggagccggaggtgTCGGCGGCGAGCCTCGGGCTGGGCGCGGGCCTGGTCCTGCTGCTGTCCAAGGGCGCGGCGGAGCTGAGCCGGATGGCCGAGCTGCGCGCCCAGATGGAGCGGCTGGTGATGGATGCCAGGGCAGCGGAGGCGCGCGGCGGAGGCAACCGCTCAGTGGACGACGGCGCCAGCGTCGTCAAGGAGCGGATCTTCTTCGCCGACGCCGGCGACGAGGACGCCTCTTCTTCCCACGGTTCGCGCAGTGCGGCCGCCTCCGCCGGCGAGAATGCTGCCTCCGCGATGGATCAGATGGAAGCGGAGCTCGAGGCGGAACTTACGCGCCTGCAGCTCTCATCTGACTACGAGGGCGATGAGTGCGCGACGCCGAAGCGAGATCACCAGCTCGAG TCCGAGCCAAAGAGCGACGTCTCCTCGGAAAGCGGCTCCCCTGCTCGCATCGACCAAGACGGCGTCGTGAACTACGCAGCAGGAGAATGCAAGGAAGACGACGTCGCCgacatcgaggaggaggaggaggcagagAGCAGTCCTTGCCATTTCGGCGTGCCGGCCCTGGTGCTGGAGAGGAGGCTGCACGAGCTGCTGCAGTCGCGGCACGAGGAGCGGATCGCGGAGCTGGAGACGGAGCTCCAGCGCGCGCAGAGGAAGCTGCGGGAGAAGGAGCGCGAGGTGTCCCGGTGGCGCGACACCGCCAAGCTTGCCTCACGCCACAAGGACGAGTCGCGGCTAAGGTAG